The genomic DNA CTACACCTGCTGTGCCCTCTCCACAGCGACACGCTGGTGCGGCAGCGGCTCGTCCGGGCCCGGCACCTGCTCGGGCCAGGGCGGCGGCGTGCCGCCGAAACTGGGGCACAGCGCCTGGTGGTCGCACCAGCCGCAGAGCTTGCTCGGTCGGGGCGGGAACTCGCGCAGCTGGGTGGCCCGCTCGACCGCCGCCCACAGGGCGAGCACCTTGCGCTCGGTGGCGACCAGGTCGGCCTCGTCGGGGGAGTACCGCAGCACCTCCCGATCGCCGAGGTACATCAGCTGGAGCAACCGGGGGATCTGCCCGGTGCTACGCCACAGGACGAGCGCGTAGAACTTCATCTGGAACAGCGCCTTGCCCTCGAAGGCCTCGCGAGGCGAGCGCGCGCACTTGTAGTCCACGACGCGAAGCTCGCCCGTGGGTGCCCGGTCCAGCCGGTCGACGATCCCGCGCAGCCGCAGCCCGCCGGGAAGGACGACCTCGACCAGCCGCTCCCGCTCGGCCGGCTCGAGCCGGGTCGGGTCCTCCAGCGTGAAGTAGCCGGCCAGCAGCTCGCGGGCGCTGTCGAGCCAGGCGACCAGCTCGCTCGGCTGCTCGAACAGGGAGGCCACCTCTGGCTCGGCCTCGAGCAGCCGCTCCCACTCCGGGCGCAGCATCCCGGCGGCCGCGTCGAGCGTGCGCCCGGCGGCGGGGAGGTCGTACAGGCGCTCGAGCACGGCGTGCACCAGCGTCCCGCGGGTGGCGGCCGAGGACGGCGCCTGCGGCAGGCGGTCGATCGTCCGGAAGCGGAACAGCAGCGGGCAGGTCATGAAGTCTCCCGCCCGGGACGGCGACAGC from Mycobacteriales bacterium includes the following:
- a CDS encoding PD-(D/E)XK nuclease family protein, giving the protein MTAETAQASPPVDLPTPVIGSLSPSRAGDFMTCPLLFRFRTIDRLPQAPSSAATRGTLVHAVLERLYDLPAAGRTLDAAAGMLRPEWERLLEAEPEVASLFEQPSELVAWLDSARELLAGYFTLEDPTRLEPAERERLVEVVLPGGLRLRGIVDRLDRAPTGELRVVDYKCARSPREAFEGKALFQMKFYALVLWRSTGQIPRLLQLMYLGDREVLRYSPDEADLVATERKVLALWAAVERATQLREFPPRPSKLCGWCDHQALCPSFGGTPPPWPEQVPGPDEPLPHQRVAVERAQQV